In Rhizophagus irregularis chromosome 12, complete sequence, a single window of DNA contains:
- a CDS encoding uncharacterized protein (SECRETED:cutsite_ILS-HR; SECRETED:prob_0.7608); SECRETED:SignalP(1-21) translates to MYFRYIIILLLIQFLFQTILSHREYHHNIKLRTLHKHNKEIINNNENNHLQNDSELNSSTNICGKLCFACFTLMILFYLFMAGYIFKYFWKKRFTTRKSREIRFGLNNELRMYPQFYNNNNNNNNREKKGHNEGYNYEGDWMGKKNEPTICVNLNKEENGMV, encoded by the coding sequence ATGTACTTtcgttatattattattctccTTCTTATTCAATTTCTATTTCAAACAATCTTGTCTCACAGAGAATATCATCACAATATTAAATTACGAACACTTCATAAACACAATAAAGAAATCATcaacaataatgaaaataatcatCTTCAAAATGATTCTGAATTAAATTCATCAACAAATATTTGTGGCAAATTATGTTTCGCATGTTTTACtttgatgatattattttatttatttatggccggttatatttttaaatatttttggaaaaagagATTTACTACAAGAAAAAGTAGAGAAATACGTTTTGGTTTAAATAATGAACTGAGAATGTATCCtcagttttataataataataataataataataatagagaaAAGAAAGGACATAATGAAGGATATAACTATGAAGGTGATTGGATGGGTAAAAAGAATGAACCAACTATTTGCGTTAATTTGAATAAGGAGGAAAATGGGATGGTTTAA